Within the Deltaproteobacteria bacterium genome, the region CAGTGGCATCGGTCCCAGATATTCCCTGTCGGTTGCCATCGTCGGACAGGCAGCCATACAGCAACCACACTTGATACAGTAGGTGAACTGCAGGTACTCTTCAAGCTGATGCGGCGTCTGGAAGTACTCCATGATCGGTTTTTCCATTTCTTCCACATCACCCCTCTGAATATATGGCTGAATGCTTTTGTGAACGCCGAACATGGGTACCAGATCGGGTGCGAGGTCTCTGATAAGATTAAAGTTAGGTAATGGCGCAACCGTCAAAGCGCTCTGTGTGACGTCAAGAATCTGTGTGTTACAGGCCAATCCGGGCTTTCCGTTTATCATCATTCCGCAGGATCCACAGACACCCATACGGCAGGAAAAGCGGAACCCAAGAGAAGCATCCTGGGTCTGCTTAATGCAATGCAAACCATCCAAGACCGTCATCCCCTTTTCTACAGGAACCGTGTACTGCTGCTCATGGGGAGCTGCATCCTTCTCCGGGTCAAAGCGACGGACATAGAAAATGATATTTGTAGTAGGTATTTTTTCCATTTTTTCACCCTTCCTATAGTGCTGTTTCCAGTGCTTTTGCCGCGATGGCTGAATATGTGCCTATACCGAAAAGGATAATCCCTACGATCCATAAAAGGACAGTGAAACCATCCTGAAAAGACTTTTTCGGCCCCAGTTCAAACACAATCGTCCTTAATCCATAAAACCCATGGTATAACGCTGCACCCAAAAGGACAATATAGGTAAAAGCAAGGAACTGATTCTGACTACGGAAGGCGACATTACCCCAGTCTGTTACGGCCCCACCTTCCGGATTGAAAATGCCAAGCATCGAAAGATGCATAACCGTCATATGCAATCCTGCAAATACAAGGATGACGATTCCTGCTATTAAAAACCACGTCCAGTATGCGGTTTCTCTCATGACGACCTCCCTAATGACTTCCAAAGAAAGTATTGTACCCTCCAGCGAGGATCAGAATGGCGCAAACTACCATGACGATCATCATCAAGGGTTTCTGATTGTTAAGAGACGATTTATAAGGATATACCGGCTCTTCGGCTTTACCCACGGCCAGGCCCAGTTCAATGAATATGAGCCTGATGCCATTCAGGGCGTGGAATGCAAAGGCCACGAAGACACAGAATTCGCCGAGCTTGAAAATGGGGTTCTTCAAAATCGCCATGGCGGTAGCCCAGCCCTCTGGTCCAGACATCCTGACAGAGCTTGCAAATATATGCATCAAAAAGAACAAAAGAATTCCAAGCCCGGTGAGCCGGTGTAAGATATACAGATATCGCTCCGTACCCCAGCGACCTCCACCAAGCCATCCAATGATTCCCAAATGGTTATCGAATTGTTTATTAGCCATCTTTCTTCCCCCTAATATTTACGCTCGACCGGCTTCCACTTGGTTATCGTTACCGGTTTATAAGAAAGTTTAGGTCCTTCTTTAGTGTAAGAGACCAGTGTATGCTTCAGCCATTTTTCGTCATCACGCGTCGGGAAATCATAGCGGGCATGTCCGCCCCGGGACTCTTCTCTTACCACGGCTGCTGTAAGCAGCATCTCTGCGAGGTCAACAAGATTTCCTATCTCCATGGCATTCATTAGGTTGGTGTTATAGACGGAACCCTTATCTGTAATGTAAATATCCTTGAATCGCACCTTCATATCCTGGACCTTCTTTAGGCCTGCCTTCATTTCTTCACCAGTACGGTACACACCGGCATGTTGATCCATCGCCGCCCGCAGTTCCTTCTTTATATCATACAGGTTCTCTTTACCTTTCTTCTGGAGGAGATCTTCAAAAATCCGCTTTTTCTCTGCTTTGACCTGTTCATCAGGAACTTTTATCAAAGGAGGATTGGAGACTATAAACTTCACAATCTCTTCTCCCGTAATTCCTCCCCAGACGAGACATTCAGCCGTGGAATTACAACCAAGACGATTGGCGCCGTGCATAGAGTGGCAAGCAACTTCACCGGCTGCCCATACCCCCTTCATTTTGGTGGCGCCGTTAATGTCCGCCTCAATTCCGCCCATGCTGTAGTGGGCGACGGGTCGAACCGGAATGGGTTCAAGTATCGGATCAATGCCGCGATACTTGATGCAGACTTCCCTGATCAGCGGCAGGGCCTTGTTGATCTTATCAGCGCCGAGGTGTGTCAGATCAAGGTGGATGTAATCCAACCCCGCAGGTCCTGTAAATCCTCGACCTTCTTTAATCTCCGTAATCATGGATCGGGAAACAATGTCACGTGGCGCCAGTTCCATGAATTTAGGAGCATACTTTTCCATCAGGCGTTCGCCCTTGTTATTTTTCAGGTATCCTCCCTCACCCCGGCACGCCTCCGTCATGAGAATTCCTGACGGGACCAGACCCGTGGGATGAAACTGCAGAAATTCTGGGTCCTCAATATTCAACCCTGCCCGATATGCGATGGCATGCCCGTCGCCGCTCACGGTCTGTGAATAGGTGGTAAAACCATAAAGCGTTCCCAGTCCACCGGTGGCAATGAGCATCGCTTTTGCTCTGAGAACCATAAATTTGCCGCTGGCCATATCGATGCCGGTAATACCGGCAAACTGGCCGTTATCATAAAGAATTGATGTAGCGAAAAATTCGTCATAGCGGTCAAAATTCCTGTACTGCATCATCGTGTCATAAAGGGTCTGCACCTCAAAGAAACCCGTTTTGTCCGCCGCCATTGTAGCTCTCGGATAGGTGTGTCCTCCAAATGGACGCTGCATCAGTCTGCCATCCGGGTACCGAGACCATGGCATCCCCCAGTGATCAAGCAGGAGAATCTCTTTAGGGCTGGTTTCCACGAATCGATCAACTACGTCCTGATCGGACAGGAAATCGGCGCCTTTATTGGTGTCCCACGCATGAAGCTCTAAGCTGTCTCCCTCTTCCTCCCTCATCACGGCTGCAGAACCACCCTCAGCACACACGGAGTGGGGACGCTGGATCTGAACCTTCGATACAAGGGCAATGTTGATGGAGTCTTTTGATTTTCGTGCAATTTCCACTGCTGCGCGAAGACCGGCCAGGCCGGTTCCGAAAATCAAGACATCATGTGTAAAAACCTCTACTTCATTACTCTTCATATTTCCCATAGCTACCATCCAATTGCTTCGGTTGTATAAAGCATTCAAAGCTTTATGTCACTTGTTAAGGAGAGAGAGTGACTCTCGATCACTCTCTCTCCTTAAGATTCTTAACATTTTTTGATACAAAGATTACTTACCTTCATATCAGTAATACCCTATAAATGGAAGTTCATCTCCATTTTATCCGATGTCTATCAATACCTGACCAACCGCTACGGAGTCGCCGGCCTTTACATAGATATTCTTTACCTCACCATCGATTGGAGCGTTGAGAGGATTCTGCATCTTCATAGCTTCCAGGATCACGACCTGCTGTCCTGCCTTTACCTTGTCGCCTGCCTTGCAGGTTACTTCAACGATGAGGCCGGGCATGGGCGCTGTAATCGATCCTGCACCACCTGCTGCGGGGGCTGCTGCCGGTTTTGCTGCTGCGGGGGCTGCCGCCGGTTTCGGCGCTGCAGGTGCTGCTGCGGCTTTCGGCGCCGCTGCCACCTGCCTTACCACAGGAGCTGCAATCATTGCCCCGCCTTCCGACTCCACTTCCACTGCATAGTAATTGTCATCGACAAAAACATTGAACTTCCTGATGCCAGGGCCTTTTTCGGGGGGTACCTTTTCGGGTTTCTCCATGAGCTTTCCGGCAAGGGCCTTCTTGATCAGTTCGTCTTCTTTCTTCACCTGTTCAATAGTCTTTGCCACAACTTCTTTGGGAATGGGTTCGAGACCATACTTCCACTTCAGGAATCTCAACCCCGTCTGAGGATAGATGGCATAAATCAGCGTATCGCCGGGATTCTTCGCGATATCTTTCGTCGCCTCTCTTGCCTTTTCCATTTCCGGCTCTAAGGCGTCCGCGGCACGGTTTGTCATGGGGGTCTCTCCGCGGGGATACCCCTTGAGGCACATCTTCTGAACTTCTTTATCAATGGGTGCGGGCGGCGCGCCGTAGAGACCGTAACAGTAATCTTTAATCTCGTTCGTGATCATCTTGTAGCGGCCCATCAACACGTTCATAACGGCCTGGATTCCGACGATCTGGCTTGTCGGGGTAACGAGCGGAGGATACCCCAGTTCTTTTCTCGTCTGGGGAAGCTCATCGTACACCTCATTGATTCTGTGAAGCGCATTGGCCTCCCTCAAATTCGCCACGAGGTTGGTCTGCATGCCGCCGGGTACCTGATGGAGCAGCACGCCCGCATCGATGACCGCCATCCTTGTCGTGTCGAGGAACTGACGGTACTTCGGAGCGACCAGTTCAAGGTTATTCCCGATTTCAACCATTTTCCTCAGATCCAGGCCTATATCTCTGTCCGTGCCTTCGAGGGCAACGAGGATCGGTTCGATAGCGGGCTGGGAGGAACGCAGAGCAAAGGGAGACAGGGCCGTATCGACGATATCCACGCCGGCTTCCGCCGCCTTCAGATATGCCATGGAACCCTGGCCGCTGGTGTAGTGAGTATGGAGCTCTACGGGAATCTTGATTGTTGCCTTCAGGGCTTTTACCAGGTCATAGGCGTCATAGGGGGAGATCAATCCCGCCATGTCCTTGATACAGAAGGAGTCCGCCCCCATCTGTTCGATAATCTTCGCCTTTTTTACATAAAAGTCGAGGTCATACACCTCGCCTCCCATACGCCTCTCTGTTAGGGAGTAGCAGACGCTGCCCTGGATGTGCTTTCCCGCTTTCTTGATGGCCCGGAAGGGGGCTTCGAAGTTTCTCGTGTCGTTCACGGCATCGAACACCCGGAAGACATCCAGACCGCACTCGGCCGTGTACTGGACAAACTCGTCGACGACGTCGTCGGCGTAGTTTCTGTAACCAACGATGTTCTGACCGCGAAGGAGCATCATCAGTTTGGTATCGGGCAATAACTTTCTCATTGTTCTGAGACGGTCCCATGGATCCTCACCTAAAAACCGTGTGGGCACGTCAAAAGTGGCGCCGCCCCATACCTCCATGCAGTACCACCCGATATCATTCATCGCTTCTGCTAGGGGAATCATATCCTCCGTTCTCATTCTGGTCGCCAGCGATGACTGATGGCCATCGCGGAACGTCGTATCCGTGATTTTCAGAGGATTTGCTGCTGTTTTCTTTTTCTTCTCTGCCATAAATAAACTCCCTTTCCTGAAATTATTATTCTTTATTGTATTAATGTTTCGATAAACCTGACTTCTTTACCCTTCATATCAGCTATTCGGCTGTAACTTCCTTTGCTCAATCTGACAAAGATTTAATACATCCGCATCTGCCACGACCGTCGCTGCAACATCATGTCCATCCGTCCGGCTATCGCCCAAAGATTAACGGTTGCAAATGGCGGAGCGGCTGCAGCTGCCTGCTGCATTGCCATTGCGGCTGCTTCTTCTTCGATATAAGCGCCTATTGCTGCTGATATGGCCACCATTACTTTCGGATCTATTGTTTGCATACTTAATTTCCTTTTCTTAAGTAATCACATTCCTACATTGGAATGTTGCCGTGTTTCTTCGGTGGCCGGGTTTCCCGCTTGGACCTCAGCATGTCAAGGGCCCGAATGATGAAACGACGGGTCTCATGGGGTCGAATCACCGCATCCACATAGCCTCTCCCCGCTGCCGCATAAGGATTACAGAAGGCATCTTCGTATTCCTTGATTTTCGCTGCCCGCAGGGCCTTCGGATCTTCTGCTGCCTTAATCTCATTCCGGAAGATGATATTGCATGCTCCTTCAGCTCCCATAACCGCCATCTCCGCCGTCGGCCAGGCAATGACCAGGTCCGCACCCAGGTCGCGGCTGCACATGGCCAGATAAGATCCACCGTAGTCCTTCCGGGTTGCCAGGGTGATCTTCGGCACGGTTGCTTCCGAGTAGCACCACAAGAGCTTCGCACCGTGGCGGATGATTCCTCTCCATTCCTGGTCGGTGCCGGGGAGATATCCCGGGACATCCGCAATCGTAATCATCGGAATGTTGAAGGCGTCGCAGAAACGAATGAATTTTGTCGCTTTATCCGAAGCATCGACATCCAGACACCCCGCGAGCCAGGCCGGCTGGTTGGCGATAAAACCAACCGTATGACCTCCCATACGGCCGAATGCCACGAGCATATTCCGGGCGAAGTACATATGGGGTTCCATAAAGTCGCCATTGTCGCACAGTGTTCCGATCAGGTTCTTCATATCGTAATTCTGCCTTGGGGAATCCGGAATGAGTGTGTCCAGGCTGTAATCAAGCCGGTTCGGGTCATCTCCCGTTTCGACATAGGGAGGATCTTCCATATTATTCTGGGGCAGGAAAGTGAGAAGTCTCTTGATCTGATTGATGTTATCCTCATCGCTCTCACAGGCGAAGTGGGCAACACCGCTTTTGGTGTTATGGGTCATCGCTCCACCGAGACTTTCGAAATCGATGATTTCTCCGGTAACGGCTTTGATAACCTCAGGACCGGTAATGAACATGTAACTTGTGTTCTTGGTCATGAATATCCAGTCCGTCATGGCCGGTGAATACACGGCACCTCCGGCGGTTGGTCCCATGATGGCTGAAAGCTGGGGAATGGTGCCTGACGCGCAGGAGTTGCGGTAGAAAATCGAGCCGTAACCTGCAAGAGAATCAACGGCTTCCTGAATCCTTGCGCCGCCGGAGTCATTAAAGCCGACACAGGGCGCCCCCGTCTTTACTGCCAGATCCATGACCTTGCAGATCTTCTTGGCGTGCATTTCTCCCAGTGAGCCTGCCCGTGCAGTAAAATCCTGGGAAAAGGCGAATACCGTTCGGCCGTTCACCTTACCGTATCCGGTAATGACGGCTTCCGCCGGCACTTCCACTTTTTCCATACCAAAGTCGGTACACCGGTGACGCATAAACAGGTCCGTTTCCACAAACGTGCCCGGATCATATAGGAGATTGATCCTCTCCCTTGCCGTGAGCTTTCCGCCATCGTGCTGCTTCGCGATCGCCTTCGGCCCGCCCTGGGCCATGGCAATGGCTTCACGTCTTTCTAATTCCTGAATTTTTGGAGGTTTTTCACTCATTACATCTCTCCCCTTTTCTTAAATATAAATAGTTGTTATATTTTCTGACACAGTTCCACTAAAACACCATTCGTGTCTTTCGGATGGATGAAGGCGATCTTTTTCCCGCCAGCCCCCGTACGGGGCACTTTGTCAATCAGACGAATACCTTTGGCTTCCAGTTCTTTCAAGGCCTCTTCAATATTATCCACTAAAAATGCAATGTGCTGGACGCCTTCTCCCTTCTTTTCGATAAAACCCGCAATAGGTCCATCCGGCGCAGTGGACTGCAGAAGCTCTACTTCAGTATCACCAACAGGAAGGAAGGCGGTTGTTACCTTCTGCTCGGCAACAGTTTCACTACCTTTTTATGTTTGGTTTGAAGGTCGCAATGTTACCATTTTGTCTCATTAGCAGCTACCTGGTGCTAAGAGACATTTCTCTTACTTTTTGCCTTTCTTGGCAAGAATCTCCTGAATCCTTTTCCCTATTTCAGCCGGGTTTTTCTCAACAATGACACCGGCAGCTTCCAGTGCCTTGAATTTTTCATCTGCGGTACCTTTTCCACCCGAGATGATCGCACCGGCATGACCCATTCTTCTCCCCGGAGGGGCTGTTCGACCTGCAATGAAAGATACAACCGGCTTGGTGAAATTGGATTTAATGAATTCAGCAGCTTCTTCCTCTGCGGTTCCACCGATCTCTCCGATCATAACGAGAGCTACCGTTTCGGGATCTTTCTCATACAACGCCAGCATATCAACAAAACCTGAACCGGGTATGGGATCACCACCAATACCGATAGACGTGGACTGACCTATCGCCAGATTTGTAAGCTGCCAGATGGCTTCGTAGGTCAACGTTCCACTTCTTGAGATTACGCCTACATTACCCTGCTTATGGATGAAGCTCGGCATAAAACCGATCTTTCCTACACCAGGGGTTGTGATTCCCGGGCAGTTGCAACCGATCATCCGGGCGTTCGATGTTTTAAGTACCTGTTTGACCTTGATCATATCCGTTACGGGGATACCTTCAGTCATACATACAACAAGCCCGATCCCCGCTTCGATTGCTTCAATAATGGCATCCGCAGAGAAGGCTGCAGGTGTGTATAAAGCGGCGCAATTTGCACCCTGTTTATCTACCGCATCGGCTACCCGGTTATACACGGGGATTCCATCAACTTCCTGGCCC harbors:
- a CDS encoding succinate dehydrogenase/fumarate reductase flavoprotein subunit — encoded protein: MGNMKSNEVEVFTHDVLIFGTGLAGLRAAVEIARKSKDSINIALVSKVQIQRPHSVCAEGGSAAVMREEEGDSLELHAWDTNKGADFLSDQDVVDRFVETSPKEILLLDHWGMPWSRYPDGRLMQRPFGGHTYPRATMAADKTGFFEVQTLYDTMMQYRNFDRYDEFFATSILYDNGQFAGITGIDMASGKFMVLRAKAMLIATGGLGTLYGFTTYSQTVSGDGHAIAYRAGLNIEDPEFLQFHPTGLVPSGILMTEACRGEGGYLKNNKGERLMEKYAPKFMELAPRDIVSRSMITEIKEGRGFTGPAGLDYIHLDLTHLGADKINKALPLIREVCIKYRGIDPILEPIPVRPVAHYSMGGIEADINGATKMKGVWAAGEVACHSMHGANRLGCNSTAECLVWGGITGEEIVKFIVSNPPLIKVPDEQVKAEKKRIFEDLLQKKGKENLYDIKKELRAAMDQHAGVYRTGEEMKAGLKKVQDMKVRFKDIYITDKGSVYNTNLMNAMEIGNLVDLAEMLLTAAVVREESRGGHARYDFPTRDDEKWLKHTLVSYTKEGPKLSYKPVTITKWKPVERKY
- a CDS encoding methylmalonyl-CoA carboxyltransferase, with the protein product MSEKPPKIQELERREAIAMAQGGPKAIAKQHDGGKLTARERINLLYDPGTFVETDLFMRHRCTDFGMEKVEVPAEAVITGYGKVNGRTVFAFSQDFTARAGSLGEMHAKKICKVMDLAVKTGAPCVGFNDSGGARIQEAVDSLAGYGSIFYRNSCASGTIPQLSAIMGPTAGGAVYSPAMTDWIFMTKNTSYMFITGPEVIKAVTGEIIDFESLGGAMTHNTKSGVAHFACESDEDNINQIKRLLTFLPQNNMEDPPYVETGDDPNRLDYSLDTLIPDSPRQNYDMKNLIGTLCDNGDFMEPHMYFARNMLVAFGRMGGHTVGFIANQPAWLAGCLDVDASDKATKFIRFCDAFNIPMITIADVPGYLPGTDQEWRGIIRHGAKLLWCYSEATVPKITLATRKDYGGSYLAMCSRDLGADLVIAWPTAEMAVMGAEGACNIIFRNEIKAAEDPKALRAAKIKEYEDAFCNPYAAAGRGYVDAVIRPHETRRFIIRALDMLRSKRETRPPKKHGNIPM
- the sdhC gene encoding succinate dehydrogenase, cytochrome b556 subunit, with protein sequence MANKQFDNHLGIIGWLGGGRWGTERYLYILHRLTGLGILLFFLMHIFASSVRMSGPEGWATAMAILKNPIFKLGEFCVFVAFAFHALNGIRLIFIELGLAVGKAEEPVYPYKSSLNNQKPLMMIVMVVCAILILAGGYNTFFGSH
- a CDS encoding succinate dehydrogenase iron-sulfur subunit; translated protein: MEKIPTTNIIFYVRRFDPEKDAAPHEQQYTVPVEKGMTVLDGLHCIKQTQDASLGFRFSCRMGVCGSCGMMINGKPGLACNTQILDVTQSALTVAPLPNFNLIRDLAPDLVPMFGVHKSIQPYIQRGDVEEMEKPIMEYFQTPHQLEEYLQFTYCIKCGCCMAACPTMATDREYLGPMPLAQIYRYNTDSRDDAGDVRKNIAAESHGVFNCHYAGECSAACPKGVDPARAIQLMKKDLVLGYFGLAKHGKCAHVHKKPDTSAWKAKIEFPAHTIGK
- the sucD gene encoding succinate--CoA ligase subunit alpha encodes the protein MAILLDKNSRVVVQGITGSEGTFHTRESVKFGTKVVAGVTPGKGGQEVDGIPVYNRVADAVDKQGANCAALYTPAAFSADAIIEAIEAGIGLVVCMTEGIPVTDMIKVKQVLKTSNARMIGCNCPGITTPGVGKIGFMPSFIHKQGNVGVISRSGTLTYEAIWQLTNLAIGQSTSIGIGGDPIPGSGFVDMLALYEKDPETVALVMIGEIGGTAEEEAAEFIKSNFTKPVVSFIAGRTAPPGRRMGHAGAIISGGKGTADEKFKALEAAGVIVEKNPAEIGKRIQEILAKKGKK
- a CDS encoding pyruvate carboxylase subunit B; translation: MAEKKKKTAANPLKITDTTFRDGHQSSLATRMRTEDMIPLAEAMNDIGWYCMEVWGGATFDVPTRFLGEDPWDRLRTMRKLLPDTKLMMLLRGQNIVGYRNYADDVVDEFVQYTAECGLDVFRVFDAVNDTRNFEAPFRAIKKAGKHIQGSVCYSLTERRMGGEVYDLDFYVKKAKIIEQMGADSFCIKDMAGLISPYDAYDLVKALKATIKIPVELHTHYTSGQGSMAYLKAAEAGVDIVDTALSPFALRSSQPAIEPILVALEGTDRDIGLDLRKMVEIGNNLELVAPKYRQFLDTTRMAVIDAGVLLHQVPGGMQTNLVANLREANALHRINEVYDELPQTRKELGYPPLVTPTSQIVGIQAVMNVLMGRYKMITNEIKDYCYGLYGAPPAPIDKEVQKMCLKGYPRGETPMTNRAADALEPEMEKAREATKDIAKNPGDTLIYAIYPQTGLRFLKWKYGLEPIPKEVVAKTIEQVKKEDELIKKALAGKLMEKPEKVPPEKGPGIRKFNVFVDDNYYAVEVESEGGAMIAAPVVRQVAAAPKAAAAPAAPKPAAAPAAAKPAAAPAAGGAGSITAPMPGLIVEVTCKAGDKVKAGQQVVILEAMKMQNPLNAPIDGEVKNIYVKAGDSVAVGQVLIDIG